Proteins from a single region of Phalacrocorax carbo chromosome 25, bPhaCar2.1, whole genome shotgun sequence:
- the TLK2 gene encoding serine/threonine-protein kinase tousled-like 2 isoform X3: MMEELHSLDPRRQELLEARFTGVGVAKVGASNSLPTPPSLRPSCSALALGPLNSESSNQSLCSVGSLSDKELETPEKKQNDQRNRKRKAEAYETSQGKGTPRGHKISDYFEFAGGSGPGTSPGRSVPPVARSSPQHSLSNPLPAQQGSPSSTGSGNTEHSCTSQKQISIQHKQSQSDLTMEKISALENSKNSDLEKKEGRIDDLLRANCDLRRQIDEQQKMLEKYKERLNRCVTMSKKLLIEKSKQEKMACRDKSMQDRLRLGHFTTVRHGASFTEQWTDGYAFQNLIKQQERINSQREEIERQRKMLAKRKPPAMGQTPPASNEQKQRKNKTNGAENETLTLAEYHEQEEIFKLRLGHLKKEEAEIQAELERLERVRNLHIRELKRIHNEDNSQFKDHPTLNDRYLLLHLLGRGGFSEVYKAFDLTEQRYVAVKIHQLNKNWRDEKKENYHKHACREYRIHKELDHPRIVKLYDYFSLDTDSFCTVLEYCEGNDLDFYLKQHKLMSEKEARSIIMQIVNALKYLNEIKPPIIHYDLKPGNILLVNGTACGEIKITDFGLSKIMDDDSYNSVDGMELTSQGAGTYWYLPPECFVVGKEPPKISNKVDVWSVGVIFYQCLYGRKPFGHNQSQQDILQENTILKATEVQFPPKPVVTPEAKAFIRRCLAYRKEDRIDVQQLACDPYLLPHIRKSVSTSSPAGAAIASTSGSSNNSSSN, encoded by the exons GGTCCATTAAATAGTGAGTCTTCCAACCAGAGCTTGTGCAGCGTGGGTTCTCTGAGTGATAAAGAATTGGAG ACTcctgagaaaaaacagaatgaCCAGcggaacagaaaaaggaaagcagaagcatATGAGACCAGTCAAG gaaAAGGCACTCCTAGAGGACATAAAATTAGTGATTATTTTGAG TTTGCTGGGGGAAGTGGCCCAGGAACCAGTCCTGGTAGAAGTGTGCCGCCTGTCGCCAGATCATCACCGCAGCATTCCTTATCCAACCCCTTGCCG GCCCAGCAAGGCAGCCCATCTTCTACCGGATCAGGGAACACTGAGCATTCCTGCACTTCCCAAAAACAGATTTCCATCCAGCACAAACAGTCACAG TCTGACCtcacaatggaaaaaatatctgcacTAGAAAACAGTAAGAACTCTGACttggagaagaaggaggggaggataGATGACTTATTAAGA GCCAACTGCGATTTGAGACGGCAGATAGATGAACAGCAAAAGATGCTGGAGAAGTACAAGGAGCGGTTGAATAGATGTGTAACGATGAGCAAGAAGCTTCTTATAGAAAAG tcaaaACAGGAGAAGATGGCGTGCAGAGATAAGAGCATGCAGGATCGGTTGAGGCTAGGTCACTTCACTACGGTGCGGCATGGGGCGTCTTTCACCGAGCAGTGGACAGATGGCTATGCCTTCCAGAACCTCATCAA GCAACAGGAAAGGATAAATTCCCAGCGGGAAGAAATAGAAAGGCAACGAAAAATGTTAGCAAAACGGAAGCCACCTGCAATGGGACAGACCCCTCCAGCAAGCAACGAGCAGAAGCAGCGCAAGAACAAGACCAATGGAGCAGAAAACGAAAC GTTAACGTTAGCAGAGTACCATGAACAGGAAGAAATCTTCAAACTCCGACTAGGTCATCTTAAAAAG gaAGAAGCAGAGATCCAGGCGGAGCTGGAACGGCTAGAGAGGGTTAGAAATCTACATATCAGGGAATTGAAAAGGATACACAATGAAGATAACTCACA ATTTAAAGACCATCCAACGCTAAATGATAGATACTTGTTGCTACATCTTCTGGGTAGAGGCGGCTTCAGTGAAGTATATAAG GCATTTGATTTAACAGAACAGAGATATGTAGCTGTGAAAATACACCAGTTAAATAAAAACTGGAgagatgagaagaaagaaaactatcACAA ACATGCGTGTAGAGAGTACAGAATTCACAAAGAACTGGATCATCCTCGAATAGTTAAGCTATATGACTACTTTTCGCTGGATACTGACTC GTTTTGTACAGTGTTAGAATACTGTGAGGGAAATGATCTGGACTTCTACCTGAAACAGCACAAGTTAATGTCGGAGAAAGAGGCGCGATCCATTATCATGCAGATTGtgaatgctttaaaatacttaaatgaaATCAAACCTCCCATCATACACTATGACCTTAAACCAG GTAACATTCTTCTAGTCAATGGTACTGCATGTGGAGAGATAAAAATCACAGATTTTGGGCTTTCCAAAATCATGGATGATGACAGCTACAACTCTGTTGATGGCATGGAACTGACGTCGCAGGGGGCTGGTACTTACTG GTATTTGCCACCAGAATGTTTTGTGGTTGGGAAAGAACCGCCAAAGATTTCAAATAAAGTTGATGTCTGGTCAGTGGGAGTCATCTTCTATCAGTGTCTCTATGGCAGAAAG CCCTTCGGTCACAACCAGTCACAACAAGATATCCTGCAGGAGAACACAATTCTGAAAGCTACCGAGGTGCAGTTCCCTCCGAAGCCAGTAGTCACGCCAGAAGCAAAG GCATTTATCAGACGTTGTTTGGCCTACCGAAAGGAGGATCGGATAGATGTCCAGCAGCTGGCCTGTGACCCGTACTTGCTGCCTCACATCCGCAAGTCTGTATCCACAAGCagcccagctggagctgcaaTTGCATCAACCTCTGGATCATCCAATAACAGCTCTTCAAACTGA
- the TLK2 gene encoding serine/threonine-protein kinase tousled-like 2 isoform X1 codes for MMEELHSLDPRRQELLEARFTGVGVAKVGASNSLPTPPSLRPSCSALALGPLNSESSNQSLCSVGSLSDKELETPEKKQNDQRNRKRKAEAYETSQGKGTPRGHKISDYFEFAGGSGPGTSPGRSVPPVARSSPQHSLSNPLPRRVEQPLYGVDGSTAKEPQEEHSALPTLMSVMLAKQRLENEQLAQRGGGLCFTFVSAQQGSPSSTGSGNTEHSCTSQKQISIQHKQSQSDLTMEKISALENSKNSDLEKKEGRIDDLLRANCDLRRQIDEQQKMLEKYKERLNRCVTMSKKLLIEKSKQEKMACRDKSMQDRLRLGHFTTVRHGASFTEQWTDGYAFQNLIKQQERINSQREEIERQRKMLAKRKPPAMGQTPPASNEQKQRKNKTNGAENETLTLAEYHEQEEIFKLRLGHLKKEEAEIQAELERLERVRNLHIRELKRIHNEDNSQFKDHPTLNDRYLLLHLLGRGGFSEVYKAFDLTEQRYVAVKIHQLNKNWRDEKKENYHKHACREYRIHKELDHPRIVKLYDYFSLDTDSFCTVLEYCEGNDLDFYLKQHKLMSEKEARSIIMQIVNALKYLNEIKPPIIHYDLKPGNILLVNGTACGEIKITDFGLSKIMDDDSYNSVDGMELTSQGAGTYWYLPPECFVVGKEPPKISNKVDVWSVGVIFYQCLYGRKPFGHNQSQQDILQENTILKATEVQFPPKPVVTPEAKAFIRRCLAYRKEDRIDVQQLACDPYLLPHIRKSVSTSSPAGAAIASTSGSSNNSSSN; via the exons GGTCCATTAAATAGTGAGTCTTCCAACCAGAGCTTGTGCAGCGTGGGTTCTCTGAGTGATAAAGAATTGGAG ACTcctgagaaaaaacagaatgaCCAGcggaacagaaaaaggaaagcagaagcatATGAGACCAGTCAAG gaaAAGGCACTCCTAGAGGACATAAAATTAGTGATTATTTTGAG TTTGCTGGGGGAAGTGGCCCAGGAACCAGTCCTGGTAGAAGTGTGCCGCCTGTCGCCAGATCATCACCGCAGCATTCCTTATCCAACCCCTTGCCG CGGCGAGTGGAGCAGCCGCTGTATGGGGTAGACGGCAGCACAGCAAAGGAACCGCAGGAGGAACACTCTGCTCTGCCAACGCTGATGTCGGTGATGCTGGCGAAGCAGCGGCTAGAGAATGAGCAGCTGGCACAGAGGGGAGGTGGCCTCTGTTTTACTTTTGTCTCG GCCCAGCAAGGCAGCCCATCTTCTACCGGATCAGGGAACACTGAGCATTCCTGCACTTCCCAAAAACAGATTTCCATCCAGCACAAACAGTCACAG TCTGACCtcacaatggaaaaaatatctgcacTAGAAAACAGTAAGAACTCTGACttggagaagaaggaggggaggataGATGACTTATTAAGA GCCAACTGCGATTTGAGACGGCAGATAGATGAACAGCAAAAGATGCTGGAGAAGTACAAGGAGCGGTTGAATAGATGTGTAACGATGAGCAAGAAGCTTCTTATAGAAAAG tcaaaACAGGAGAAGATGGCGTGCAGAGATAAGAGCATGCAGGATCGGTTGAGGCTAGGTCACTTCACTACGGTGCGGCATGGGGCGTCTTTCACCGAGCAGTGGACAGATGGCTATGCCTTCCAGAACCTCATCAA GCAACAGGAAAGGATAAATTCCCAGCGGGAAGAAATAGAAAGGCAACGAAAAATGTTAGCAAAACGGAAGCCACCTGCAATGGGACAGACCCCTCCAGCAAGCAACGAGCAGAAGCAGCGCAAGAACAAGACCAATGGAGCAGAAAACGAAAC GTTAACGTTAGCAGAGTACCATGAACAGGAAGAAATCTTCAAACTCCGACTAGGTCATCTTAAAAAG gaAGAAGCAGAGATCCAGGCGGAGCTGGAACGGCTAGAGAGGGTTAGAAATCTACATATCAGGGAATTGAAAAGGATACACAATGAAGATAACTCACA ATTTAAAGACCATCCAACGCTAAATGATAGATACTTGTTGCTACATCTTCTGGGTAGAGGCGGCTTCAGTGAAGTATATAAG GCATTTGATTTAACAGAACAGAGATATGTAGCTGTGAAAATACACCAGTTAAATAAAAACTGGAgagatgagaagaaagaaaactatcACAA ACATGCGTGTAGAGAGTACAGAATTCACAAAGAACTGGATCATCCTCGAATAGTTAAGCTATATGACTACTTTTCGCTGGATACTGACTC GTTTTGTACAGTGTTAGAATACTGTGAGGGAAATGATCTGGACTTCTACCTGAAACAGCACAAGTTAATGTCGGAGAAAGAGGCGCGATCCATTATCATGCAGATTGtgaatgctttaaaatacttaaatgaaATCAAACCTCCCATCATACACTATGACCTTAAACCAG GTAACATTCTTCTAGTCAATGGTACTGCATGTGGAGAGATAAAAATCACAGATTTTGGGCTTTCCAAAATCATGGATGATGACAGCTACAACTCTGTTGATGGCATGGAACTGACGTCGCAGGGGGCTGGTACTTACTG GTATTTGCCACCAGAATGTTTTGTGGTTGGGAAAGAACCGCCAAAGATTTCAAATAAAGTTGATGTCTGGTCAGTGGGAGTCATCTTCTATCAGTGTCTCTATGGCAGAAAG CCCTTCGGTCACAACCAGTCACAACAAGATATCCTGCAGGAGAACACAATTCTGAAAGCTACCGAGGTGCAGTTCCCTCCGAAGCCAGTAGTCACGCCAGAAGCAAAG GCATTTATCAGACGTTGTTTGGCCTACCGAAAGGAGGATCGGATAGATGTCCAGCAGCTGGCCTGTGACCCGTACTTGCTGCCTCACATCCGCAAGTCTGTATCCACAAGCagcccagctggagctgcaaTTGCATCAACCTCTGGATCATCCAATAACAGCTCTTCAAACTGA
- the TLK2 gene encoding serine/threonine-protein kinase tousled-like 2 isoform X2, with amino-acid sequence MMEELHSLDPRRQELLEARFTGVGVAKGPLNSESSNQSLCSVGSLSDKELETPEKKQNDQRNRKRKAEAYETSQGKGTPRGHKISDYFEFAGGSGPGTSPGRSVPPVARSSPQHSLSNPLPRRVEQPLYGVDGSTAKEPQEEHSALPTLMSVMLAKQRLENEQLAQRGGGLCFTFVSAQQGSPSSTGSGNTEHSCTSQKQISIQHKQSQSDLTMEKISALENSKNSDLEKKEGRIDDLLRANCDLRRQIDEQQKMLEKYKERLNRCVTMSKKLLIEKSKQEKMACRDKSMQDRLRLGHFTTVRHGASFTEQWTDGYAFQNLIKQQERINSQREEIERQRKMLAKRKPPAMGQTPPASNEQKQRKNKTNGAENETLTLAEYHEQEEIFKLRLGHLKKEEAEIQAELERLERVRNLHIRELKRIHNEDNSQFKDHPTLNDRYLLLHLLGRGGFSEVYKAFDLTEQRYVAVKIHQLNKNWRDEKKENYHKHACREYRIHKELDHPRIVKLYDYFSLDTDSFCTVLEYCEGNDLDFYLKQHKLMSEKEARSIIMQIVNALKYLNEIKPPIIHYDLKPGNILLVNGTACGEIKITDFGLSKIMDDDSYNSVDGMELTSQGAGTYWYLPPECFVVGKEPPKISNKVDVWSVGVIFYQCLYGRKPFGHNQSQQDILQENTILKATEVQFPPKPVVTPEAKAFIRRCLAYRKEDRIDVQQLACDPYLLPHIRKSVSTSSPAGAAIASTSGSSNNSSSN; translated from the exons GGTCCATTAAATAGTGAGTCTTCCAACCAGAGCTTGTGCAGCGTGGGTTCTCTGAGTGATAAAGAATTGGAG ACTcctgagaaaaaacagaatgaCCAGcggaacagaaaaaggaaagcagaagcatATGAGACCAGTCAAG gaaAAGGCACTCCTAGAGGACATAAAATTAGTGATTATTTTGAG TTTGCTGGGGGAAGTGGCCCAGGAACCAGTCCTGGTAGAAGTGTGCCGCCTGTCGCCAGATCATCACCGCAGCATTCCTTATCCAACCCCTTGCCG CGGCGAGTGGAGCAGCCGCTGTATGGGGTAGACGGCAGCACAGCAAAGGAACCGCAGGAGGAACACTCTGCTCTGCCAACGCTGATGTCGGTGATGCTGGCGAAGCAGCGGCTAGAGAATGAGCAGCTGGCACAGAGGGGAGGTGGCCTCTGTTTTACTTTTGTCTCG GCCCAGCAAGGCAGCCCATCTTCTACCGGATCAGGGAACACTGAGCATTCCTGCACTTCCCAAAAACAGATTTCCATCCAGCACAAACAGTCACAG TCTGACCtcacaatggaaaaaatatctgcacTAGAAAACAGTAAGAACTCTGACttggagaagaaggaggggaggataGATGACTTATTAAGA GCCAACTGCGATTTGAGACGGCAGATAGATGAACAGCAAAAGATGCTGGAGAAGTACAAGGAGCGGTTGAATAGATGTGTAACGATGAGCAAGAAGCTTCTTATAGAAAAG tcaaaACAGGAGAAGATGGCGTGCAGAGATAAGAGCATGCAGGATCGGTTGAGGCTAGGTCACTTCACTACGGTGCGGCATGGGGCGTCTTTCACCGAGCAGTGGACAGATGGCTATGCCTTCCAGAACCTCATCAA GCAACAGGAAAGGATAAATTCCCAGCGGGAAGAAATAGAAAGGCAACGAAAAATGTTAGCAAAACGGAAGCCACCTGCAATGGGACAGACCCCTCCAGCAAGCAACGAGCAGAAGCAGCGCAAGAACAAGACCAATGGAGCAGAAAACGAAAC GTTAACGTTAGCAGAGTACCATGAACAGGAAGAAATCTTCAAACTCCGACTAGGTCATCTTAAAAAG gaAGAAGCAGAGATCCAGGCGGAGCTGGAACGGCTAGAGAGGGTTAGAAATCTACATATCAGGGAATTGAAAAGGATACACAATGAAGATAACTCACA ATTTAAAGACCATCCAACGCTAAATGATAGATACTTGTTGCTACATCTTCTGGGTAGAGGCGGCTTCAGTGAAGTATATAAG GCATTTGATTTAACAGAACAGAGATATGTAGCTGTGAAAATACACCAGTTAAATAAAAACTGGAgagatgagaagaaagaaaactatcACAA ACATGCGTGTAGAGAGTACAGAATTCACAAAGAACTGGATCATCCTCGAATAGTTAAGCTATATGACTACTTTTCGCTGGATACTGACTC GTTTTGTACAGTGTTAGAATACTGTGAGGGAAATGATCTGGACTTCTACCTGAAACAGCACAAGTTAATGTCGGAGAAAGAGGCGCGATCCATTATCATGCAGATTGtgaatgctttaaaatacttaaatgaaATCAAACCTCCCATCATACACTATGACCTTAAACCAG GTAACATTCTTCTAGTCAATGGTACTGCATGTGGAGAGATAAAAATCACAGATTTTGGGCTTTCCAAAATCATGGATGATGACAGCTACAACTCTGTTGATGGCATGGAACTGACGTCGCAGGGGGCTGGTACTTACTG GTATTTGCCACCAGAATGTTTTGTGGTTGGGAAAGAACCGCCAAAGATTTCAAATAAAGTTGATGTCTGGTCAGTGGGAGTCATCTTCTATCAGTGTCTCTATGGCAGAAAG CCCTTCGGTCACAACCAGTCACAACAAGATATCCTGCAGGAGAACACAATTCTGAAAGCTACCGAGGTGCAGTTCCCTCCGAAGCCAGTAGTCACGCCAGAAGCAAAG GCATTTATCAGACGTTGTTTGGCCTACCGAAAGGAGGATCGGATAGATGTCCAGCAGCTGGCCTGTGACCCGTACTTGCTGCCTCACATCCGCAAGTCTGTATCCACAAGCagcccagctggagctgcaaTTGCATCAACCTCTGGATCATCCAATAACAGCTCTTCAAACTGA
- the TLK2 gene encoding serine/threonine-protein kinase tousled-like 2 isoform X4: MMEELHSLDPRRQELLEARFTGVGVAKVGASNSLPTPPSLRPSCSALALGPLNSESSNQSLCSVGSLSDKELETPEKKQNDQRNRKRKAEAYETSQGKGTPRGHKISDYFEFAGGSGPGTSPGRSVPPVARSSPQHSLSNPLPSDLTMEKISALENSKNSDLEKKEGRIDDLLRANCDLRRQIDEQQKMLEKYKERLNRCVTMSKKLLIEKSKQEKMACRDKSMQDRLRLGHFTTVRHGASFTEQWTDGYAFQNLIKQQERINSQREEIERQRKMLAKRKPPAMGQTPPASNEQKQRKNKTNGAENETLTLAEYHEQEEIFKLRLGHLKKEEAEIQAELERLERVRNLHIRELKRIHNEDNSQFKDHPTLNDRYLLLHLLGRGGFSEVYKAFDLTEQRYVAVKIHQLNKNWRDEKKENYHKHACREYRIHKELDHPRIVKLYDYFSLDTDSFCTVLEYCEGNDLDFYLKQHKLMSEKEARSIIMQIVNALKYLNEIKPPIIHYDLKPGNILLVNGTACGEIKITDFGLSKIMDDDSYNSVDGMELTSQGAGTYWYLPPECFVVGKEPPKISNKVDVWSVGVIFYQCLYGRKPFGHNQSQQDILQENTILKATEVQFPPKPVVTPEAKAFIRRCLAYRKEDRIDVQQLACDPYLLPHIRKSVSTSSPAGAAIASTSGSSNNSSSN, encoded by the exons GGTCCATTAAATAGTGAGTCTTCCAACCAGAGCTTGTGCAGCGTGGGTTCTCTGAGTGATAAAGAATTGGAG ACTcctgagaaaaaacagaatgaCCAGcggaacagaaaaaggaaagcagaagcatATGAGACCAGTCAAG gaaAAGGCACTCCTAGAGGACATAAAATTAGTGATTATTTTGAG TTTGCTGGGGGAAGTGGCCCAGGAACCAGTCCTGGTAGAAGTGTGCCGCCTGTCGCCAGATCATCACCGCAGCATTCCTTATCCAACCCCTTGCCG TCTGACCtcacaatggaaaaaatatctgcacTAGAAAACAGTAAGAACTCTGACttggagaagaaggaggggaggataGATGACTTATTAAGA GCCAACTGCGATTTGAGACGGCAGATAGATGAACAGCAAAAGATGCTGGAGAAGTACAAGGAGCGGTTGAATAGATGTGTAACGATGAGCAAGAAGCTTCTTATAGAAAAG tcaaaACAGGAGAAGATGGCGTGCAGAGATAAGAGCATGCAGGATCGGTTGAGGCTAGGTCACTTCACTACGGTGCGGCATGGGGCGTCTTTCACCGAGCAGTGGACAGATGGCTATGCCTTCCAGAACCTCATCAA GCAACAGGAAAGGATAAATTCCCAGCGGGAAGAAATAGAAAGGCAACGAAAAATGTTAGCAAAACGGAAGCCACCTGCAATGGGACAGACCCCTCCAGCAAGCAACGAGCAGAAGCAGCGCAAGAACAAGACCAATGGAGCAGAAAACGAAAC GTTAACGTTAGCAGAGTACCATGAACAGGAAGAAATCTTCAAACTCCGACTAGGTCATCTTAAAAAG gaAGAAGCAGAGATCCAGGCGGAGCTGGAACGGCTAGAGAGGGTTAGAAATCTACATATCAGGGAATTGAAAAGGATACACAATGAAGATAACTCACA ATTTAAAGACCATCCAACGCTAAATGATAGATACTTGTTGCTACATCTTCTGGGTAGAGGCGGCTTCAGTGAAGTATATAAG GCATTTGATTTAACAGAACAGAGATATGTAGCTGTGAAAATACACCAGTTAAATAAAAACTGGAgagatgagaagaaagaaaactatcACAA ACATGCGTGTAGAGAGTACAGAATTCACAAAGAACTGGATCATCCTCGAATAGTTAAGCTATATGACTACTTTTCGCTGGATACTGACTC GTTTTGTACAGTGTTAGAATACTGTGAGGGAAATGATCTGGACTTCTACCTGAAACAGCACAAGTTAATGTCGGAGAAAGAGGCGCGATCCATTATCATGCAGATTGtgaatgctttaaaatacttaaatgaaATCAAACCTCCCATCATACACTATGACCTTAAACCAG GTAACATTCTTCTAGTCAATGGTACTGCATGTGGAGAGATAAAAATCACAGATTTTGGGCTTTCCAAAATCATGGATGATGACAGCTACAACTCTGTTGATGGCATGGAACTGACGTCGCAGGGGGCTGGTACTTACTG GTATTTGCCACCAGAATGTTTTGTGGTTGGGAAAGAACCGCCAAAGATTTCAAATAAAGTTGATGTCTGGTCAGTGGGAGTCATCTTCTATCAGTGTCTCTATGGCAGAAAG CCCTTCGGTCACAACCAGTCACAACAAGATATCCTGCAGGAGAACACAATTCTGAAAGCTACCGAGGTGCAGTTCCCTCCGAAGCCAGTAGTCACGCCAGAAGCAAAG GCATTTATCAGACGTTGTTTGGCCTACCGAAAGGAGGATCGGATAGATGTCCAGCAGCTGGCCTGTGACCCGTACTTGCTGCCTCACATCCGCAAGTCTGTATCCACAAGCagcccagctggagctgcaaTTGCATCAACCTCTGGATCATCCAATAACAGCTCTTCAAACTGA